One region of Quercus lobata isolate SW786 chromosome 2, ValleyOak3.0 Primary Assembly, whole genome shotgun sequence genomic DNA includes:
- the LOC115977086 gene encoding uncharacterized protein LOC115977086 isoform X1 — MGKATLSLSPASYTANLSHCNLGNEVKESAHTNRNKKPIGVRCKMPRPGPRPYECVRRAWHSDRHHPMRGSIVQQIFRVANESHSDVTKKNKEWQEKLPIVVLKAEEIMYSKANSEVEYMSPETLWDRVNDAINTIIRRDESTETGELLPPCIEAALNLGCVPVRASRSQRHTNPRSYLTPRTHEPPSAPARTTYEHRPQLSPVHSGNPLNLSRATSINSARFVSESNCHVNPNANLTAPRTYPFSLESVPAGRNQLMTMESNTPLNLGTVYPLYYGTHYQTGESQLGSRVPEEPHSDTIYVGTPIRTSTSEPAEIGVLQNLFACKNSENTSRGFAQDTQEKPRERECDLSLRLGLSSHSCMNIDKSLACETEDVGSTGSQDGGKVGDLSPQTKEFCFFPRQAANDPFESSSREWNSKGEGQNSEATMRKRKAPDDGQFCWQMELPSDWFTGHSEGRDNISIVDKIYERYDATK, encoded by the exons ATGGGGAAAGctactctttctctctctcctgcGTCGTACACAGCAAATCTGTCCCATTGCAATTTGGGAAATGAAGTGAAAGAAAGTGCACAcacaaacagaaacaaaaaaccCATAGGTGTGAGGTGTAAG ATGCCAAGGCCAGGCCCTAGACCTTACGAGTGCGTTAGGAGAGCTTGGCACAGCGATAGACACCATCCCATGAGAGGTTCCATTGTTCAACAGATTTTCAG GGTCGCCAATGAGTCTCACAGCGATGTAACCAAAAAGAACAAAGAGTGGCAAGAGAAGCTCCCTATCGTTGTTCTGAAAGCAGAAGAAATCATGTACTCCAAAGCAAATTCTGAG GTTGAGTATATGAGTCCTGAAACACTATGGGACAGAGTAAATGATGCCATTAACACAATCATTCGGAGAGATGAGAGCACTGAAACCGGAGAGCTTTTGCCGCCTTGCATTGAAG CTGCCCTTAATCTGGGCTGTGTTCCGGTGAGGGCTTCGAGAAGCCAAAGGCACACTAATCCTAGGAGTTACCTTACGCCGAGAACCCATGAACCCCCTTCTGCACCTGCTAGAACTACTTATGAACATCGGCCTCAGTTGTCGCCAGTTCACTCCGGAAACCCGTTAAACCTTTCAAGAGCCACTTCCATAAATTCTGCTCGTTTTGTTTCGGAATCTAACTGCCATGTCAACCCAAATGCTAACCTCACCGCCCCTCGGACTTACCCTTTCTCACTAGAGAGCGTTCCTGCTGGTCGTAACCAGTTGATGACCATGGAAAGTAACACCCCATTGAACTTGGGTACAGTGTATCCATTGTATTATGGAACTCACTATCAAACTGGAGAGTCTCAATTAGGCTCCCGGGTCCCAGAAGAGCCACATTCCGATACTATATATGTTGGCACACCAATCAGAACATCAACTTCAGAGCCTGCCGAAATTGGTGTCTTGCAGAACCTTTTCGCCTGTAAGAACTCTGAAAATACTTCAAGAGGCTTTGCGCAAGACACCCAGGAGAAGCCACGGGAGAGAGAATGTGATTTATCTTTGAGGTTGGGTCTATCTTCTCACTCGTGTATGAACATTGACAAAAGTTTAGCTTGTGAAACTGAAGATGTTGGTTCAACTGGTTCTCAAGATGGGGGGAAGGTTGGTGATTTGTCTCCACAGACAAAGGAGTTCTGTTTTTTCCCGAGGCAGGCTGCTAATGATCCCTTTGAGTCTAGTTCAAGAGAGTGGAATTCAAAGGGTGAAGGTCAGAATTCGGAGGCAACAATGAGGAAGCGTAAGGCGCCCGATGATGGGCAATTTTGCTGGCAAATGGAGCTTCCATCTGACTGGTTTACCGGTCATAGTGAAGGGCGAG ACAACATCAGCATTGTTGACAAAATATATGAAAGATATGATGCGACAAAATGA
- the LOC115977086 gene encoding uncharacterized protein LOC115977086 isoform X3: MPRPGPRPYECVRRAWHSDRHHPMRGSIVQQIFRVANESHSDVTKKNKEWQEKLPIVVLKAEEIMYSKANSEVEYMSPETLWDRVNDAINTIIRRDESTETGELLPPCIEAALNLGCVPVRASRSQRHTNPRSYLTPRTHEPPSAPARTTYEHRPQLSPVHSGNPLNLSRATSINSARFVSESNCHVNPNANLTAPRTYPFSLESVPAGRNQLMTMESNTPLNLGTVYPLYYGTHYQTGESQLGSRVPEEPHSDTIYVGTPIRTSTSEPAEIGVLQNLFACKNSENTSRGFAQDTQEKPRERECDLSLRLGLSSHSCMNIDKSLACETEDVGSTGSQDGGKVGDLSPQTKEFCFFPRQAANDPFESSSREWNSKGEGQNSEATMRKRKAPDDGQFCWQMELPSDWFTGHSEGRDNISIVDKIYERYDATK; this comes from the exons ATGCCAAGGCCAGGCCCTAGACCTTACGAGTGCGTTAGGAGAGCTTGGCACAGCGATAGACACCATCCCATGAGAGGTTCCATTGTTCAACAGATTTTCAG GGTCGCCAATGAGTCTCACAGCGATGTAACCAAAAAGAACAAAGAGTGGCAAGAGAAGCTCCCTATCGTTGTTCTGAAAGCAGAAGAAATCATGTACTCCAAAGCAAATTCTGAG GTTGAGTATATGAGTCCTGAAACACTATGGGACAGAGTAAATGATGCCATTAACACAATCATTCGGAGAGATGAGAGCACTGAAACCGGAGAGCTTTTGCCGCCTTGCATTGAAG CTGCCCTTAATCTGGGCTGTGTTCCGGTGAGGGCTTCGAGAAGCCAAAGGCACACTAATCCTAGGAGTTACCTTACGCCGAGAACCCATGAACCCCCTTCTGCACCTGCTAGAACTACTTATGAACATCGGCCTCAGTTGTCGCCAGTTCACTCCGGAAACCCGTTAAACCTTTCAAGAGCCACTTCCATAAATTCTGCTCGTTTTGTTTCGGAATCTAACTGCCATGTCAACCCAAATGCTAACCTCACCGCCCCTCGGACTTACCCTTTCTCACTAGAGAGCGTTCCTGCTGGTCGTAACCAGTTGATGACCATGGAAAGTAACACCCCATTGAACTTGGGTACAGTGTATCCATTGTATTATGGAACTCACTATCAAACTGGAGAGTCTCAATTAGGCTCCCGGGTCCCAGAAGAGCCACATTCCGATACTATATATGTTGGCACACCAATCAGAACATCAACTTCAGAGCCTGCCGAAATTGGTGTCTTGCAGAACCTTTTCGCCTGTAAGAACTCTGAAAATACTTCAAGAGGCTTTGCGCAAGACACCCAGGAGAAGCCACGGGAGAGAGAATGTGATTTATCTTTGAGGTTGGGTCTATCTTCTCACTCGTGTATGAACATTGACAAAAGTTTAGCTTGTGAAACTGAAGATGTTGGTTCAACTGGTTCTCAAGATGGGGGGAAGGTTGGTGATTTGTCTCCACAGACAAAGGAGTTCTGTTTTTTCCCGAGGCAGGCTGCTAATGATCCCTTTGAGTCTAGTTCAAGAGAGTGGAATTCAAAGGGTGAAGGTCAGAATTCGGAGGCAACAATGAGGAAGCGTAAGGCGCCCGATGATGGGCAATTTTGCTGGCAAATGGAGCTTCCATCTGACTGGTTTACCGGTCATAGTGAAGGGCGAG ACAACATCAGCATTGTTGACAAAATATATGAAAGATATGATGCGACAAAATGA
- the LOC115977086 gene encoding uncharacterized protein LOC115977086 isoform X2 — MGKATLSLSPASYTANLSHCNLGNEVKESAHTNRNKKPIGVRCKMPRPGPRPYECVRRAWHSDRHHPMRGSIVQQIFRVANESHSDVTKKNKEWQEKLPIVVLKAEEIMYSKANSEVEYMSPETLWDRVNDAINTIIRRDESTETGELLPPCIEAALNLGCVPVRASRSQRHTNPRSYLTPRTHEPPSAPARTTYEHRPQLSPVHSGNPLNLSRATSINSARFVSESNCHVNPNANLTAPRTYPFSLESVPAGRNQLMTMESNTPLNLGTVYPLYYGTHYQTGESQLGSRVPEEPHSDTIYVGTPIRTSTSEPAEIGVLQNLFACKNSENTSRGFAQDTQEKPRERECDLSLRLGLSSHSCMNIDKSLACETEDVGSTGSQDGGKVGDLSPQTKEFCFFPRQAANDPFESSSREWNSKGEGQNSEATMRKRKAPDDGQFCWQMELPSDWFTGHSEGRALIVNF, encoded by the exons ATGGGGAAAGctactctttctctctctcctgcGTCGTACACAGCAAATCTGTCCCATTGCAATTTGGGAAATGAAGTGAAAGAAAGTGCACAcacaaacagaaacaaaaaaccCATAGGTGTGAGGTGTAAG ATGCCAAGGCCAGGCCCTAGACCTTACGAGTGCGTTAGGAGAGCTTGGCACAGCGATAGACACCATCCCATGAGAGGTTCCATTGTTCAACAGATTTTCAG GGTCGCCAATGAGTCTCACAGCGATGTAACCAAAAAGAACAAAGAGTGGCAAGAGAAGCTCCCTATCGTTGTTCTGAAAGCAGAAGAAATCATGTACTCCAAAGCAAATTCTGAG GTTGAGTATATGAGTCCTGAAACACTATGGGACAGAGTAAATGATGCCATTAACACAATCATTCGGAGAGATGAGAGCACTGAAACCGGAGAGCTTTTGCCGCCTTGCATTGAAG CTGCCCTTAATCTGGGCTGTGTTCCGGTGAGGGCTTCGAGAAGCCAAAGGCACACTAATCCTAGGAGTTACCTTACGCCGAGAACCCATGAACCCCCTTCTGCACCTGCTAGAACTACTTATGAACATCGGCCTCAGTTGTCGCCAGTTCACTCCGGAAACCCGTTAAACCTTTCAAGAGCCACTTCCATAAATTCTGCTCGTTTTGTTTCGGAATCTAACTGCCATGTCAACCCAAATGCTAACCTCACCGCCCCTCGGACTTACCCTTTCTCACTAGAGAGCGTTCCTGCTGGTCGTAACCAGTTGATGACCATGGAAAGTAACACCCCATTGAACTTGGGTACAGTGTATCCATTGTATTATGGAACTCACTATCAAACTGGAGAGTCTCAATTAGGCTCCCGGGTCCCAGAAGAGCCACATTCCGATACTATATATGTTGGCACACCAATCAGAACATCAACTTCAGAGCCTGCCGAAATTGGTGTCTTGCAGAACCTTTTCGCCTGTAAGAACTCTGAAAATACTTCAAGAGGCTTTGCGCAAGACACCCAGGAGAAGCCACGGGAGAGAGAATGTGATTTATCTTTGAGGTTGGGTCTATCTTCTCACTCGTGTATGAACATTGACAAAAGTTTAGCTTGTGAAACTGAAGATGTTGGTTCAACTGGTTCTCAAGATGGGGGGAAGGTTGGTGATTTGTCTCCACAGACAAAGGAGTTCTGTTTTTTCCCGAGGCAGGCTGCTAATGATCCCTTTGAGTCTAGTTCAAGAGAGTGGAATTCAAAGGGTGAAGGTCAGAATTCGGAGGCAACAATGAGGAAGCGTAAGGCGCCCGATGATGGGCAATTTTGCTGGCAAATGGAGCTTCCATCTGACTGGTTTACCGGTCATAGTGAAGGGCGAG CTCTAATTGTGAACTTCTAG
- the LOC115973782 gene encoding uncharacterized protein LOC115973782, protein MAQETQDVEEKKWPPHIEHLFIDLMVDEQQKGNMEHGVFKAKVWLSITKILNEHTGKDFTPKQVKDKHNRLRQKQRKWGQLLRHTGLGWDETTQTVTASDEVWANVIAGDNKAAALRKKGCPNYEKLKQLFAPNTATGSLQISSNTPAPDSDEERVLEEELANEEREAHRTQLDNDDCYNPNMEGVTQDDPTVDEQTQHADKRPMQEPSTKGKKVAKKNDRASEMTMALQEYTALARERFSKKKGKSFGSSDHVAQSASGGDPCSLGRALEVLNQYTDLDDDTYLNVAEALQKKEKRVLFMGMPEQRRKRFMERYAQPPDN, encoded by the exons ATGGCACAAGAAACACAGGATGTTGAGGAGAAAAAGTGGCCTCCCCACATTGAACATCTTTTCATTGACCTCATGGTCGATGAACAACAAAAGGGGAACATGGAACATGGTGTCTTTAAGGCCAAAGTTTGGTTATCAATTACGAAAATCCTAAATGAGCATACTGGGAAGGATTTCACCCCTAAGCAAGTGAAAGACAAGCATAATAGGCTTaggcaaaaacaaagaaagtggGGCCAGCTTTTGAGGCATACCGGGTTGGGGTGGGATGAGACAACCCAAACGGTGACGGCTTCTGATGAGGTGTGGGCTAACGTGATTGCG GGGGATAATAAGGCAGCTGCATTACGGAAGAAAGGGTGTCCTAATTATGAGAAGCTGAAGCAACTTTTTGCCCCTAATACTGCAACTGGTTCCCTTCAAATTTCCTCAAACACGCCAGCCCCAGATAGTGATGAAGAGCGTGTCCTGGAAGAGGAACTTGCCAATGAGGAACGTGAGGCACATCGTACCCAGTTGGATAATGATGATTGCTACAATCCCAACATGGAGGGCGTAACCCAAGACGATCCCACTGTTGATGAGCAAACCCAACACGCGGACAAACGTCCCATGCAAGAGCCTAGTACCAAGGGGAAAAAGGTTGCTAAGAAGAATGATAGGGCTAGTGAGATGACCATGGCTCTACAAGAGTACACTGCCTTAGCAAGGGAAaggttttccaaaaaaaagggaaagtcaTTTGGTAGCTCTGATCATGTTGCACAATCCGCCAGTGGTGGCGATCCTTGCTCACTTGGGAGAGCTTTAGAAGTGCTGAATCAGTATACTGATCTTGATGATGACACCTACCTTAATGTCGCCGAGGCTCTccaaaagaaggagaaaagagTGTTGTTCATGGGCATGCCCGAGCAAAGGAGGAAGAGGTTTATGGAGCGCTACGCTCAGCCGCCGGATAACTAA